The Euphorbia lathyris chromosome 8, ddEupLath1.1, whole genome shotgun sequence genome has a window encoding:
- the LOC136202368 gene encoding uncharacterized protein, producing the protein MEFSILLRNTNTMSTSLLPEPCFFQPLLPGFQDDFDDFDGKMEKEKEKEKETETEKEYVDAPPQNLSTTIFDLQRSEVGKVAAKHSGSCGCKMSASIVPFRTTVENLRFDRFCFVKFA; encoded by the exons ATGGAGTtttccattttgttgaggaacACAAACACAATGTCTACATCTCTTCTCCCTGAACCCTGTTTCTTCCAGCCACTCCTTCCTGGTTTTCAGGATGATTTT GATGATTTTGACGGTAAGatggagaaggagaaggagaaggagaaggagacgGAAACGGAGAAGGAATATGTAGATGCTCCTCCTCAGAATCTTTCAACTACAATATTTGACCTACAACGTTCTGAAGTGGGAAAAGTAGCAGCAAAACATTCTGGATCCTGTGGCTGTAAGATGTCAGCATCAATTGTTCCGTTCCGGACCACAGTAGAAAATTTGCGGTTTGACCGGTTTTGTTTTGTGAAATTTGCATGA